From a single Osmerus eperlanus chromosome 8, fOsmEpe2.1, whole genome shotgun sequence genomic region:
- the uts1 gene encoding urotensin 1, producing MKPVPHVLLLATVLLTLHVPSSVCRPRDRGMFTGHDYKNQLDEVLLSAGDNAVSYLIGEKLLRSLQRNPRLQRSLVLPQFPFENSVTAMGSRDLDQLARSLQQPLAVDRAPEEESNSLDELVGLNKRNDDPPISIDLTFHLLRNMIEMARIENQKEQAELNRIYLDEVGK from the coding sequence ATGAAGCCTGTACCCCACGTCCTACTTCTTGCCACTGTCCTCCTAACTTTGCACGTGCCATCCAGCGTCTGCCGACCGCGGGACCGGGGCATGTTCACCGGCCACGACTACAAGAACCAGCTGGATGAGGTGTTGCTGAGCGCGGGCGACAACGCAGTGTCCTACCTCATTGGGGAGAAACTGCTGAGGTCCTTGCAGAGGAACCCGCGGCTGCAGAGAAGTCTCGTGCTCCCACAGTTTCCGTTCGAGAATTCCGTGACAGCGATGGGGTCGAGAGATCTTGATCAGCTGGCGCGCAGCTTGCAGCAGCCGTTGGCTGTCGACCGCGCGCCGGAGGAAGAGAGCAACAGTCTGGACGAGCTCGTGGGGCTGAACAAGAGGAACGACGATCCTCCGATCTCCATCGATCTCACTTTCCACCTGCTGAGAAATATGATCGAGATGGCGAGGATCGAGAACCAAAAAGAGCAAGCAGAGTTGAACCGCATATATCTAGATGAAGTTGGAAAATGA